In Nymphaea colorata isolate Beijing-Zhang1983 chromosome 3, ASM883128v2, whole genome shotgun sequence, a genomic segment contains:
- the LOC116250355 gene encoding protein DMP6-like: MAKMAVENQDLESQRQYPYHQSCTFYRKEENEQLFLVQKAVNRAFKSSANLKNLLPTGTVLAFQVLSPILSNEGECDRTSRLMTAGLVALCGLSCFLLCFTDSFKGIDGEVFHGIATPRGLWVLDAHGSSRNGGLEPEKAFEFRVRFIDFIHAFASALVFAAVAALDHNVVACFCPEPSTRARLLLVSVPLGVGFLCSMLFVAFPTTRHGIGFHIN, translated from the coding sequence ATGGCGAAGATGGCAGTCGAGAATCAGGACTTAGAGTCACAGCGGCAGTACCCCTACCACCAGAGCTGTACATTCTACCGCAAGGAAGAAAACGAACAGCTATTCTTGGTACAGAAGGCCGTGAACAGAGCGTTCAAGAGCAGCGCCAATCTGAAGAACCTGCTGCCCACGGGGACGGTGTTGGCGTTCCAGGTCCTGTCCCCCATCCTCAGCAACGAAGGCGAGTGCGATCGCACCAGCCGGTTAATGACCGCCGGCCTCGTCGCCCTCTGCGGCCTCTCCTGCTTCCTCCTCTGCTTCACCGACAGCTTCAAGGGCATCGACGGCGAAGTCTTCCACGGCATCGCCACGCCGCGGGGCCTCTGGGTCTTGGACGCCCACGGCAGCTCCAGAAACGGCGGCCTGGAGCCCGAGAAGGCCTTCGAGTTCAGGGTCAGGTTCATCGATTTCATCCACGCATTCGCTTCGGCGCTCGTCTTCGCCGCCGTGGCTGCCCTCGACCACAACGTGGTCGCCTGCTTCTGCCCGGAGCCGTCAACAAGAGCTCGGCTGCTGTTGGTGTCCGTGCCCCTGGGCGTCGGTTTCCTCTGCAGCATGCTCTTTGTGGCATTCCCCACCACCCGCCATGGAATCGGCTTTCACATTAATTAG